Genomic DNA from Selenomonas sp. oral taxon 126:
CGCCTATCTCATGACGACGGCGGGGCAGAAAATTGCACGCGCCAATACCGGAGCTACGGCGAGCACCATGCTGAAGGACGTTGCGTTCGCGGGCGGCACGAAACCTGCGGGCATGGCGGACACCGACACGGCGCTCCGCTTCAAGGTGTCGAACGGATCGTCCACGACCGAGGTGACATTCACGGCGGATGAGGTGTTTAACAAGAAACTCACACTCAACGACCTCGCCAACCGCATCAACAACGCACGCTTCAAGGGCGCGGACGGCAAGAAAACCGCACTCGACATCCGTGCGAGCTACGACTCCGTCTCCGATGGCTTCTCCATCGTCAACAACAAGACGGGCGACCGGAACAAGATCAACCTCTCCGTAGATACATCGGGTGCCGCAGGGGCGGCATCGAAGACCCTGTTGGAGAACCTGAAGCTCGGCAAGGTGGAGAATGGTACGATCGGTGCCCCTCTCTCGTTCACGACGAGCGGAACCACCTCCTCACTGGAGGCGCAGGGGACAAATGCCAAGGTCAAGATCGACGGGCGTGCCTACGACAATCTGCAGGAGAACAACCTGCAGGTGAACGGCGTTACCTATACGTTCAAGAAGCCAACCCCCACGGGTACGGCGGCTACGGTCAATGTCACGCAGGATCAGGAAAAGCTCGTCGAGAACGTGAAGAAATTCGTCGAGGAGTACAATGCGCTGCTTGATGAGCTCGTCAAGTTGTACGGCGAGAAGAGGAACAAGGACTACGGCGTACTCACGAAGTCACAGGAAGAAGGCATGTCGAAGGAGCAGGTCGAGAAGTGGAACGCGAAGGCGAAGGAAGGTCTCCTGCACCGCGACGACTATGTTCGCTCCCTCATCAGCGACCTGCGTGATGCGGTCATCAACCGCGTGCAGTCCGTTCCCGGCCGCTACTCGACGTTCTCGTCCATCGGCATCACAGCAAAGAATCAGACGGGACACCTGCAGCTTGATGAAACCAAGCTCAAAAATGCGATCGCGGCGGAGCCGGATGCAGTGAACCGTCTCATCTCCCATGACGATGAGAACAACGACTACGGCAACAGCGGCGTTGCCAGCCGCATCTACAACAAACTGACCGCACGCCTCAAATCGCTCGAATCGCATTCCGGCGTTTCGGCGAACAAGTCGGATATGAGCGAGCTGGGCAAGCTCATCCAGAACTACGAAAAGCAGATGAGCGACTTCAAGAAACTCATGTCGTCCTTCGAGAGCAAACTCTACAAGAAGTACAACGCAATGGAGGTCGCGATCTCGCGTCTCTCGACCCAGTTTAATTTCTTCCACGGACAATGATGCAGGGGGGATTCCCATATGGTAAACAATGCCGCAGAGGCATATAAGAAGCAGCAGATAATGACGGCGACGCCCGAGACGCTGACCCTCATGCTCTACAACGGCTGCCTCAAGTTTATCAAGGAGGGCGTCGAGCAGCTTGCGGAGAAGAACTACGAAGCATCGAACATCTCGCTCCAGAAGGCACAGAACATCATCTCGGAGTTCCGCATTACGCTCAACATGGATTACGAGATCTCCCATCAGCTGATGCCTCTTTACAACTACGCCTATGACCGCCTCGTCGAGGGCAATATGAAGAGCGATCCTGCGATCATCCAGGAGGCGACCGACATCATGACCGAGCTGCGCGATGCATGGGCACAGGCGATGAAGAAGGCGCGTGAGGAGAAGGGTGCACAGGGCATGGAAGGGAGCGGCGTCTATGCCGGATGAGTCCTATGCGGCGGCACGCGAACTCTGGGAGAAGTACCGCGTGCTTACGCACGAGATGATGAAGTTCGTGGATGCCGATGAGATCGATACGTTCATTGAACTCGTCGATCAGCGCGAGCAGATCGTCGATCTCCTGCGGGCGCTCCCCACCGATCCCTATCGGGGCGGCGCGGAGTGGGCGGCATTGGAGACGGAACTGACTCCGCTCGAGATGCAGCTCCAGTACAAGGCGCGCGCGTGGCTGAACCGCTCGCGGCGGCAGAACGCAGCCGTGCACAGCTATGATCTCACGGGTGCGAGTCCCCTCGGCTCCAATCTCAACCGGAGGTACTGATCCCGTATTTTTCACGGCGGCGGATGATCAAGCTCTTGACAAATGCCTCCAAAAAAAGTAAAATATTTCCAGTCAAATACTTAAGTATGTCGTCCTCATGACGATATACTTTATGTAAGGCAATAATAAGCAAGCGGGGCGGCTGCCATGGAGGGCTAGCTAGCAGCCATTCAGGATAGACGCGTCACTTGCCTATTATACAGCGGGCACGGATGTCCGCACATACATTCAAACTTCCGGAATATCCGGAACCACACCAGGGAGGAATTTACACATGGCAATGGTAGTTAAGAACAACATGTCGGCGGTCAACACGCTCAACATCCTGAACAAGAACCAGTCGGCACTCGCGAAGAGCCTTCAGAAGGTCTCCTCGGGCATGAAGA
This window encodes:
- the fliD gene encoding flagellar filament capping protein FliD; protein product: MSGAKGIYGLSGSGLDVESLVRVGMISEQKKYDRIYKKEVETEWRKEAYANVYDKVNTFKSRMSDYRLSSMTKPMTTTSSLSDAVTATANASAGVMGHSVEVERTATNAYLMTTAGQKIARANTGATASTMLKDVAFAGGTKPAGMADTDTALRFKVSNGSSTTEVTFTADEVFNKKLTLNDLANRINNARFKGADGKKTALDIRASYDSVSDGFSIVNNKTGDRNKINLSVDTSGAAGAASKTLLENLKLGKVENGTIGAPLSFTTSGTTSSLEAQGTNAKVKIDGRAYDNLQENNLQVNGVTYTFKKPTPTGTAATVNVTQDQEKLVENVKKFVEEYNALLDELVKLYGEKRNKDYGVLTKSQEEGMSKEQVEKWNAKAKEGLLHRDDYVRSLISDLRDAVINRVQSVPGRYSTFSSIGITAKNQTGHLQLDETKLKNAIAAEPDAVNRLISHDDENNDYGNSGVASRIYNKLTARLKSLESHSGVSANKSDMSELGKLIQNYEKQMSDFKKLMSSFESKLYKKYNAMEVAISRLSTQFNFFHGQ
- the fliS gene encoding flagellar export chaperone FliS; its protein translation is MVNNAAEAYKKQQIMTATPETLTLMLYNGCLKFIKEGVEQLAEKNYEASNISLQKAQNIISEFRITLNMDYEISHQLMPLYNYAYDRLVEGNMKSDPAIIQEATDIMTELRDAWAQAMKKAREEKGAQGMEGSGVYAG